The following are encoded in a window of Geobacter metallireducens GS-15 genomic DNA:
- a CDS encoding DUF7379 domain-containing protein, with translation MAEDKSTIKLRIPGTEITGPLPPGTTGQITIKEVRTFQISAARSGGTETPVIESRPDDIVEVELEDGTRFWTSQERLRTELLGLAGTRGADGVVELPAAIERRGASRGLIGKIVIKTLKFFNIDVAADAARFIAEKLENHLLGTKDENRGPGLHRFLPGDELAITPVSEAVLDLPADRPSLLFLHGTASSTTGSFGKLWTDKRRPQRQQLLTPYEGRVFGLEHETLSKNPIDNAIAAAERLPAGARLHLVSHSRGGMVGELLCRSGMEGGRDPFDDADLTFFAERNPDKARGDLERLNTLLKEKQFKIERFVRVACPARGTTLASERLDIYLSVLFNLLEGYGFVAQLPGGIFTSIFSELIMAVAKERTDPTVLPGIEAMIPSSPLVALLNRPKAPVAGELRVIAGDIEGGNVLSAIGTLLTDPLYQDDNDLVVNTEAMFGGCERSGGSGFIFRRGPDVNHFSYFENADSADGLARTLSRSGSEADGFETFSVRATDSGTPPYEKRDVADMAPVVFVLPGIMGSHLAIDENRIWLDPFDIARGKLQLLSYGTPNLVKPDAPIWLFYGDLVKHLAITHRVEPFPFDWRLSLFDEANRLADAITKALDATEKNRQPVSIVAHSMGGLVARAMIVARPEVWERMKERADARLIMLGTPNGGSHAVTQVLTGRDSLIRKLALLDITRRKRELISIVAQFPGLLEMLPALSSFDLFDAGAWQNLADADPENDTWQPPTAAALAAARANRQKLAASPIDPQRMLYIAGCAPATPVDLTIEDTGEKKRLVFHATPRGDGRVPWEGGIPDGVKAWYLQASHGDLPSAEEGFDAITDLLRRGTTDLLPTAPPETRGVPERFELPAEKEPLYPDFTDLARTAVGAGRAKRPRRTERKIQISVRHGNLAFAGHPVLVGHYKGDTIISAEAYLDRTLDGRLSARHKLGVYPGADGTAEVFLNLSWEESQRNDGKPAGAIVIGLGSVGELSPGQLLRAVSRGARAYSVARAECLPVRSGTPGPAGISALLVGTGAGGVSVQDAVTAILRGIIDANHAIADSGRADCAPIEEVEFVELYEDRAIQAARTLARLRSDPDISRAFDIDATPLVIPLEGGMRRASFFEEDPWWQRLQITEDEEERLSFNLLTDRARAEVYLQQSQRSLADRFIEEMSETTASEEGVAVTLFEMLVPNELKEYTLDRRDMVLVLNDTAARYPWEMMQERRRGDSTARAEKPLAVQAGMVRQLLVERFREQVVMAREATALVIGNPTTPFTNLPAAEQEAREVEKSLKNYGYTITPLIGSDATGPAIMTELFARDYRIVHLAGHGVLDYRPPVPCGSCHQQTEGNPVTGMVIGENQFLTAAQIRQMRTVPQLVFVNCCHLGKIDDRNPPRNLPNLAANVATELIRMGVRGVVAAGWAVQDDAASLFAATFYRGMLTGSTFGQAVLAARIATYAAHPEANTWGAYQCYGDPDFTLGKGDGATVPRSRGISYTAISEAIVDLENIAAAAKTSRGPAADAHLKAIRGIEQSVPPAWLACGTLQEALGRAYGELKQFAEAVDHYRRATDDDKGLATIKTAEQLWNLQSRWAQELAATDPAKALHLVTEAEERLTGLNSALGETVERLSLLGSVAKRRMMIATEVPEKQAALHAMADHYYRAYALGLERGKPSYYPLVNHLTAQTLAHLLDGEEQLPPDFESAVDKAVELAEGEHNASPDFWNTATPVDCLLLRHLAAGDLADYTGDIIDDYARAKNVGSPRQFQSVLDQLAFLKNVLSSVPQDLERQGLVAALQEIREGAEAAGSGDEKRGIGPVDIVTMRAGGSVARFTPDDMRSVDTHATITLGRPLRLKKLELSEPSQGEPSPVGAEPPPTVGGGPPPAPAPKMSGTVPDAAEELQPVQLGASAPRQAKPGSEFTARFVAYEKALEQEVQDLLTKLAPSAEPVLGIQECRWKRDTRVTVKLSGRGLTVDPPEQEFTWQGGRSLLEFDVTVPKGAEEGTIPLKFDVAIEGIIVARLRLDLEITAAPKRKRVATASGEPAKTAFASYSSKDRLRVLDRVDAIKIAAGIDVFQDCLDLNPGEEFKPRLDNEIRERDLFLLFWSKSASESKWVGWELETALTEKGEEALQLHPLDPGVDPPPGLEKLNIGSNAMWVRKGYEAVVTERGNAGPP, from the coding sequence ATGGCCGAAGATAAATCCACCATCAAACTCCGCATCCCCGGCACGGAAATCACGGGACCGCTCCCCCCCGGAACCACCGGCCAGATCACCATCAAAGAGGTGCGCACCTTCCAGATCAGCGCGGCGCGGTCCGGGGGGACGGAGACGCCGGTGATCGAGAGCCGCCCCGACGACATCGTGGAGGTGGAGCTGGAAGACGGGACCCGGTTCTGGACCTCCCAGGAGCGGCTGCGGACCGAGTTGCTCGGCCTGGCCGGCACCAGAGGGGCGGACGGGGTGGTGGAGCTGCCGGCCGCCATCGAACGGCGGGGCGCCTCGCGGGGGCTCATCGGCAAGATCGTCATCAAGACCCTGAAGTTCTTCAACATCGACGTGGCGGCGGACGCGGCCCGCTTCATCGCGGAGAAGCTGGAGAACCATCTCCTCGGCACAAAGGATGAGAACCGAGGCCCCGGGCTCCACCGGTTCCTACCGGGAGACGAGCTGGCGATCACGCCGGTTTCCGAAGCGGTGCTCGACCTCCCGGCGGACCGCCCGTCGCTCCTCTTTCTCCACGGCACCGCCTCGTCCACGACGGGGAGCTTCGGCAAGCTCTGGACCGACAAGCGCCGCCCCCAGCGGCAACAGCTCCTCACCCCCTACGAGGGGCGGGTCTTCGGCCTGGAGCACGAAACCCTCTCCAAGAACCCCATCGACAACGCCATTGCCGCTGCCGAGCGGTTGCCGGCCGGGGCGCGGCTCCACCTGGTCTCCCACTCCCGGGGGGGGATGGTTGGGGAACTCCTCTGCCGGTCCGGCATGGAGGGGGGGCGCGACCCCTTCGACGATGCCGACCTGACGTTCTTCGCCGAACGCAACCCCGACAAGGCACGGGGAGACCTGGAGCGCCTCAACACCCTCCTCAAGGAGAAGCAGTTCAAGATCGAGCGATTCGTGCGGGTGGCCTGCCCCGCCCGGGGGACCACCCTTGCGTCGGAGCGGCTCGACATCTACCTGTCGGTCCTCTTCAACCTCCTGGAGGGGTACGGCTTTGTTGCCCAGCTTCCCGGCGGGATCTTCACCAGCATCTTCAGCGAGCTGATCATGGCCGTGGCCAAGGAGCGGACCGACCCCACGGTGCTGCCGGGAATCGAGGCCATGATCCCCTCCTCACCCCTGGTGGCGCTCCTGAACAGGCCCAAGGCCCCCGTTGCCGGGGAGCTGCGGGTGATCGCCGGGGATATCGAGGGGGGCAACGTCCTGAGCGCCATCGGCACTCTCCTGACAGACCCCCTCTACCAGGACGACAACGATCTGGTGGTGAACACCGAGGCCATGTTCGGCGGCTGTGAGCGGTCCGGCGGGTCCGGATTCATCTTCCGGCGCGGGCCCGATGTGAACCACTTCAGCTACTTCGAGAACGCCGACAGCGCCGACGGCCTCGCCCGGACCCTCTCCCGGAGCGGCTCGGAAGCGGACGGGTTCGAAACGTTTTCGGTGCGGGCCACCGACAGCGGCACCCCCCCCTACGAGAAGCGGGACGTGGCCGACATGGCGCCGGTGGTCTTCGTGCTGCCCGGAATCATGGGGAGCCACCTGGCCATCGACGAGAACCGGATCTGGCTCGATCCCTTCGACATTGCCCGGGGGAAATTGCAGCTCCTGAGCTACGGTACGCCGAACCTGGTGAAACCGGACGCTCCCATCTGGCTCTTCTACGGCGACCTGGTGAAACACCTGGCGATAACCCACCGGGTGGAGCCCTTCCCCTTCGACTGGCGGCTCTCGCTCTTCGATGAGGCGAACCGCCTCGCCGACGCCATCACCAAAGCCCTGGACGCCACCGAGAAAAACAGACAGCCGGTGAGCATCGTGGCCCACTCCATGGGAGGACTCGTGGCCCGGGCCATGATCGTGGCCCGGCCTGAGGTGTGGGAGCGGATGAAGGAACGTGCCGATGCGCGCCTCATCATGCTCGGCACCCCCAACGGCGGCTCCCATGCGGTGACCCAGGTACTGACCGGGCGCGACAGCCTCATCCGCAAGCTGGCCCTGCTGGACATAACCCGCAGAAAGCGGGAACTGATCAGCATCGTGGCGCAGTTTCCCGGCCTCCTGGAGATGCTCCCCGCCCTGTCCAGCTTCGACCTCTTCGATGCCGGGGCGTGGCAGAACCTGGCGGACGCCGACCCGGAAAACGACACCTGGCAGCCCCCCACCGCCGCCGCGCTGGCAGCGGCCCGCGCCAACCGGCAGAAGTTGGCCGCCTCCCCCATCGACCCGCAGCGGATGCTCTACATCGCCGGCTGTGCGCCGGCCACGCCGGTGGACCTGACCATCGAGGATACGGGGGAGAAGAAGCGGCTGGTCTTCCACGCCACCCCCCGGGGCGACGGCAGGGTGCCGTGGGAGGGCGGCATTCCGGACGGGGTCAAGGCCTGGTACCTGCAGGCCTCCCACGGCGACCTTCCGAGCGCCGAGGAGGGGTTCGACGCTATAACCGACCTCTTGCGGCGCGGCACCACCGACCTACTGCCGACGGCCCCGCCCGAAACCCGCGGCGTGCCTGAACGTTTCGAGCTTCCGGCGGAGAAGGAGCCCCTCTACCCCGACTTCACCGACCTGGCCCGGACCGCGGTAGGGGCCGGACGCGCGAAGCGGCCCCGCCGCACCGAACGCAAGATTCAGATCAGCGTCCGCCACGGAAACCTGGCCTTTGCCGGCCACCCGGTCCTGGTGGGGCACTACAAGGGTGACACCATCATCAGCGCCGAGGCCTACCTGGACCGGACCCTCGACGGCCGGCTGAGCGCACGGCACAAGCTCGGGGTATACCCCGGGGCCGACGGCACTGCCGAGGTGTTCCTGAACCTCTCGTGGGAGGAGTCGCAACGAAATGACGGCAAGCCGGCCGGAGCCATCGTCATTGGCCTCGGCAGCGTGGGTGAGCTCTCCCCGGGACAGCTCTTGCGGGCCGTCTCCCGCGGAGCGCGGGCCTATTCCGTCGCGCGGGCCGAATGCCTCCCGGTCAGGAGCGGCACGCCCGGCCCCGCCGGCATCAGCGCACTCCTCGTTGGAACCGGCGCCGGCGGCGTCTCGGTGCAGGACGCGGTGACCGCCATACTCCGGGGGATCATCGACGCCAACCACGCCATCGCCGATTCGGGCCGCGCCGACTGCGCCCCAATCGAAGAGGTGGAGTTCGTGGAATTGTACGAGGACCGGGCCATACAGGCAGCCAGAACCCTTGCGCGGTTGCGCAGCGACCCGGACATCTCCCGGGCCTTTGACATCGACGCCACCCCCCTTGTCATCCCCCTGGAAGGAGGGATGCGCCGGGCCAGCTTCTTCGAGGAGGACCCCTGGTGGCAGCGGCTCCAGATCACCGAGGACGAGGAGGAGCGACTCTCCTTCAACCTCCTCACCGACCGGGCCCGGGCCGAGGTCTACCTGCAGCAGTCCCAGCGGAGCCTGGCCGACCGGTTCATAGAAGAGATGTCGGAAACCACCGCCAGTGAAGAAGGGGTTGCCGTGACCCTCTTCGAGATGCTGGTCCCCAACGAGCTGAAGGAGTACACCCTTGACCGCCGGGACATGGTGCTGGTGCTGAACGACACGGCGGCCCGCTATCCGTGGGAAATGATGCAGGAGCGCAGGCGGGGTGACAGCACCGCCCGGGCCGAAAAGCCCCTGGCCGTCCAGGCCGGGATGGTGCGGCAGCTCCTGGTGGAACGGTTCCGCGAACAGGTGGTGATGGCACGGGAGGCAACGGCCTTGGTCATCGGCAACCCCACCACCCCCTTCACCAACCTCCCCGCTGCCGAGCAGGAGGCCCGGGAGGTGGAGAAATCCCTCAAGAACTACGGATACACCATAACCCCCCTCATCGGCTCCGATGCCACGGGGCCGGCCATCATGACCGAGCTCTTTGCCCGGGATTACCGGATCGTCCACCTGGCCGGGCACGGCGTGCTGGACTACCGCCCGCCGGTGCCGTGCGGCTCCTGCCACCAGCAGACCGAGGGGAACCCCGTCACCGGCATGGTCATCGGCGAGAACCAGTTCCTGACGGCGGCCCAGATCCGGCAGATGCGCACGGTGCCGCAACTGGTATTCGTCAACTGCTGCCACCTGGGGAAGATCGACGACCGGAATCCCCCCCGCAACCTGCCGAACCTGGCCGCCAACGTGGCCACCGAACTGATCCGGATGGGGGTACGGGGAGTGGTGGCCGCCGGCTGGGCCGTGCAGGACGATGCGGCGTCCCTCTTTGCCGCCACGTTCTACCGGGGGATGCTGACCGGCAGCACCTTCGGCCAGGCAGTGCTCGCGGCCCGCATCGCCACCTACGCCGCCCACCCCGAAGCTAACACGTGGGGCGCCTACCAGTGCTACGGCGACCCCGACTTCACCCTCGGCAAAGGGGACGGCGCCACTGTTCCCCGCAGCCGCGGAATCTCCTACACCGCAATCTCCGAGGCGATCGTCGACCTTGAGAACATCGCCGCGGCGGCAAAGACCTCCCGGGGACCGGCCGCTGACGCGCACCTGAAGGCCATCCGGGGCATCGAGCAGAGCGTTCCGCCGGCCTGGCTCGCCTGCGGTACTCTCCAGGAGGCGCTGGGGCGGGCCTACGGCGAGCTGAAGCAGTTTGCGGAGGCGGTGGATCACTACCGGAGGGCCACCGACGACGACAAGGGGCTTGCCACCATCAAAACAGCGGAACAGCTCTGGAACCTGCAGTCCCGGTGGGCCCAGGAACTGGCCGCCACAGACCCGGCCAAGGCGCTTCACCTCGTCACCGAGGCGGAAGAGAGGCTGACGGGGCTGAACAGCGCCCTGGGCGAGACCGTGGAACGGCTATCGCTTCTGGGGAGCGTTGCCAAGCGGCGGATGATGATCGCCACGGAAGTCCCGGAAAAGCAGGCGGCCCTCCATGCCATGGCGGATCACTACTACCGGGCGTACGCCCTCGGCCTCGAACGGGGCAAACCATCCTACTATCCCCTTGTCAATCACCTGACGGCCCAGACCCTGGCCCACCTGCTGGACGGAGAGGAACAACTCCCCCCCGATTTCGAATCCGCCGTGGACAAGGCTGTGGAACTGGCGGAGGGAGAGCACAATGCCAGCCCCGATTTCTGGAACACGGCCACGCCGGTGGACTGTCTCCTCCTCAGGCACCTGGCCGCCGGGGATCTGGCCGATTATACCGGGGACATAATCGACGACTACGCCAGGGCGAAGAATGTGGGATCGCCTCGGCAGTTCCAGTCGGTGCTGGACCAGCTGGCGTTTCTCAAGAACGTACTCTCATCGGTACCGCAAGATCTCGAAAGACAGGGGCTCGTGGCGGCCCTGCAGGAAATCCGGGAGGGGGCGGAAGCAGCGGGAAGCGGTGACGAGAAACGCGGGATCGGGCCAGTCGACATAGTGACGATGCGGGCGGGCGGTTCAGTGGCTCGTTTCACTCCCGACGACATGCGATCCGTGGACACACACGCAACTATTACTCTCGGCCGCCCCCTCCGGCTGAAAAAACTTGAGCTATCAGAGCCGTCACAAGGGGAGCCATCACCTGTCGGAGCCGAGCCTCCTCCAACCGTCGGGGGAGGGCCTCCGCCGGCACCTGCGCCCAAAATGTCCGGCACCGTGCCGGATGCGGCCGAAGAGCTGCAGCCAGTCCAACTCGGCGCCTCGGCCCCCCGGCAGGCGAAACCGGGGAGCGAGTTCACCGCCCGGTTCGTGGCCTACGAAAAGGCCCTGGAGCAGGAGGTCCAGGATCTCCTCACGAAACTGGCCCCCTCCGCCGAGCCGGTGCTCGGCATCCAGGAGTGCCGCTGGAAGCGGGATACCCGCGTCACCGTCAAGCTTTCGGGCCGGGGGCTCACCGTCGATCCTCCCGAGCAGGAATTCACCTGGCAGGGGGGGCGGTCCCTCCTGGAGTTCGACGTGACCGTGCCCAAGGGCGCCGAGGAAGGGACCATCCCCCTCAAGTTCGATGTGGCCATTGAGGGGATCATCGTGGCGCGCCTGCGGCTCGACCTGGAGATAACCGCCGCGCCGAAGAGGAAGAGAGTCGCCACCGCCAGCGGCGAGCCGGCAAAAACCGCCTTCGCCTCCTACTCCTCAAAGGACCGGCTCCGGGTCCTGGACCGGGTGGACGCCATCAAGATCGCGGCGGGCATCGATGTCTTCCAGGACTGCCTCGACCTGAACCCCGGGGAAGAGTTCAAGCCGCGCCTCGACAACGAGATCAGGGAGCGGGACCTTTTCCTCCTCTTCTGGTCCAAGAGCGCCAGCGAGTCCAAATGGGTGGGGTGGGAGCTGGAAACGGCCCTGACGGAAAAAGGGGAGGAGGCACTGCAGCTCCACCCCCTCGACCCGGGAGTGGATCCGCCGCCTGGTCTGGAGAAGCTGAACATCGGGAGCAACGCCATGTGGGTCCGCAAGGGGTATGAGGCGGTAGTGACGGAACGCGGTAACGCCGGCCCGCCGTGA
- a CDS encoding pentapeptide repeat-containing protein: MNPSNPAFSGDTEHLSVLLRAVEQCDISIWNNWRTTNPAIRPALTGATLEGAVLFDANLAESNIGNANLRNCRMMGTNLRGAILAGTDLDGANLFGANCQGANFCNSSLRGVTLRCGMQGCILEGANLERADMIGTDFTGARLAGASFRNAEAFGARFRNAILTGADLSGINLGTADLFKAECNEAVFSDASLLSATFSEASLRHASFCRADLSNSYLNSATLIAADLSGAKLAFANLMEADLRDAIFRGTNLQGAVLMNAKLTGADLRNVNMSLSNLTMADLAEANLTNANLTGALMVGTDLRRATLRGCLVFGISPWEVLAEDADQQDLVVTKLNHPQVTVDDIEMAQFIYLLLNNAKVRRAVDTITSKIVLILGRFSPERKSVLDAVRDQLRACNYVPVLFDFNRPESLDEVETVTLLARMARFIIADLTEPHCVPDELRSIVPDVEVPVLPIIEGDNPYGTFGTLRKYPWVLDIHRYRGIEDLLASFDESVVVPAENMTREIGKRKALRNN, from the coding sequence ATGAATCCGTCCAATCCAGCATTTTCAGGCGACACTGAGCATCTCAGCGTCCTGCTAAGGGCAGTTGAACAGTGCGACATATCAATCTGGAACAACTGGAGAACGACCAATCCAGCAATACGCCCCGCCCTGACAGGTGCTACCCTTGAAGGAGCAGTTCTGTTCGATGCGAATCTGGCAGAGTCAAACATCGGGAACGCAAATCTTCGCAACTGCCGGATGATGGGGACCAATCTGCGGGGCGCCATCCTTGCCGGCACTGATTTGGACGGTGCCAACCTTTTCGGTGCAAACTGCCAGGGAGCAAATTTCTGCAACAGCAGTCTTCGGGGAGTAACCCTTCGCTGCGGCATGCAAGGGTGCATTCTCGAAGGTGCGAACCTTGAGCGCGCCGATATGATCGGGACCGATTTCACCGGTGCACGACTGGCAGGAGCATCGTTCCGAAATGCTGAAGCCTTTGGCGCCCGGTTCCGGAACGCGATCCTCACAGGTGCTGACCTATCAGGAATCAACTTGGGCACTGCAGACCTGTTCAAGGCAGAGTGCAACGAAGCGGTGTTTTCCGATGCCAGCCTCCTCAGCGCAACGTTTAGCGAGGCGAGCCTCCGCCATGCATCCTTCTGCCGGGCAGACCTCTCAAATTCCTATCTCAATAGCGCAACACTCATCGCCGCCGATCTCAGCGGAGCTAAACTTGCTTTCGCGAACCTCATGGAAGCCGATTTGCGCGACGCTATCTTCCGAGGAACGAATCTCCAGGGGGCTGTGCTCATGAATGCGAAACTGACTGGGGCCGACCTTCGCAACGTCAACATGAGTCTATCTAACCTCACAATGGCCGATCTTGCGGAGGCCAACCTCACCAATGCAAATCTGACGGGCGCCCTAATGGTCGGCACCGATCTGAGACGCGCCACCCTCAGGGGATGCTTGGTCTTCGGGATTTCACCGTGGGAGGTACTCGCGGAGGATGCCGACCAACAGGATCTGGTAGTCACTAAGTTGAACCACCCGCAGGTTACGGTAGACGACATCGAGATGGCCCAGTTTATCTATTTGCTTCTCAATAACGCCAAGGTACGCCGAGCTGTAGACACTATAACCTCGAAGATTGTACTCATCCTCGGCCGTTTCTCTCCAGAGCGAAAATCGGTGCTCGATGCCGTGCGAGATCAGCTTAGAGCCTGCAACTACGTACCTGTACTCTTTGACTTCAATCGGCCAGAGTCCCTCGATGAAGTGGAAACCGTTACACTCCTTGCACGGATGGCCAGATTCATTATTGCCGACCTGACGGAGCCTCACTGCGTTCCCGATGAACTACGCTCAATCGTTCCCGATGTAGAAGTGCCTGTTCTGCCAATAATCGAAGGAGATAACCCCTACGGAACATTTGGAACTCTCCGCAAATATCCGTGGGTGCTGGACATACATCGATATCGGGGCATTGAAGACCTGCTTGCCTCCTTTGACGAATCGGTCGTCGTCCCTGCCGAGAACATGACTCGGGAAATTGGAAAGCGTAAAGCACTTCGAAATAATTGA
- a CDS encoding DUF1003 domain-containing protein — MKRPTFPAPYKHEHAPVKNVNEVITEQLTIGQKAADWIAARVGSWEFIIGQSVLLTLWALLNVTAWVRHWDPYPFILMNLVLSLQAAYTAPMIMMSQNRQAARDRIEAHNDYEVNLKAEVEVKEVLENLAAQNIAIAELQTMLETLLARQDDRE, encoded by the coding sequence ATGAAAAGACCAACATTCCCTGCGCCATACAAACATGAACACGCGCCGGTCAAAAACGTCAACGAAGTCATCACGGAACAGCTGACCATAGGCCAAAAGGCGGCGGACTGGATCGCCGCCAGGGTCGGCTCATGGGAATTCATCATCGGGCAGTCTGTGCTCCTTACCCTCTGGGCGCTGCTCAACGTTACCGCCTGGGTCCGACACTGGGATCCGTATCCGTTCATCCTGATGAACCTTGTCCTGTCCCTCCAGGCAGCCTATACGGCGCCAATGATCATGATGAGCCAGAACCGGCAGGCGGCTCGCGACCGGATCGAGGCCCACAACGATTACGAGGTCAATCTCAAGGCGGAAGTGGAGGTCAAGGAAGTGTTGGAGAACCTCGCCGCTCAGAATATCGCCATTGCCGAACTCCAGACGATGCTCGAAACCCTGCTCGCCCGGCAAGATGATCGGGAGTAG
- a CDS encoding LrgB family protein, producing the protein MSAEMQQVWVYLSTSPLLWLTLTLIAYQIGTWVFRRLDCPPLLNPVLTAIILLVVLLKVSGIDYQTYFRGAQFIHFLLGPATVALAIPLYREMEVIRKSFIPILITLAVGSVAAIISAVGIVWALGGETIILLSVAPKSVTTPIAMGISEQIGGLPSLTAVVVVLTGITGAVGGDFILNLLRIKDDNARGMALGVASHGIGTAHAIQKSRMAGAFSALAMALNGLFTALLLPVLVHLMQ; encoded by the coding sequence ATGAGCGCTGAAATGCAGCAGGTATGGGTGTACCTGTCGACCTCTCCCCTGTTGTGGCTGACGTTGACCCTGATCGCGTACCAGATCGGCACGTGGGTCTTTCGGAGGCTCGACTGCCCTCCTTTGCTGAATCCGGTGCTGACCGCCATCATCCTGCTCGTTGTGCTGCTCAAGGTGAGCGGCATCGATTATCAGACCTATTTCCGGGGAGCCCAGTTCATTCACTTTCTGCTCGGTCCGGCAACGGTCGCCCTGGCAATACCGCTCTATCGGGAGATGGAAGTAATCCGAAAGTCCTTTATCCCGATTCTCATCACCCTGGCAGTGGGCTCCGTAGCGGCCATCATCAGCGCGGTCGGCATTGTCTGGGCGCTGGGGGGAGAAACAATCATCCTTTTGAGTGTGGCTCCGAAATCGGTTACGACACCGATCGCCATGGGAATTTCCGAACAGATCGGCGGTTTGCCGTCGTTAACCGCCGTGGTGGTCGTTCTGACCGGAATTACCGGAGCCGTTGGCGGCGACTTCATACTGAACCTGCTGAGGATCAAGGACGACAACGCCCGCGGCATGGCTCTGGGAGTCGCCTCACACGGCATCGGCACCGCCCATGCCATTCAGAAGAGCAGGATGGCCGGTGCGTTTTCGGCCCTGGCCATGGCGCTGAACGGGTTGTTTACCGCTTTGCTGCTGCCGGTGCTCGTTCATTTAATGCAGTAG
- a CDS encoding CidA/LrgA family protein, which produces MLGSLTLILICQLIGEIITRLTRIPVPGPVIGMVLLFCGLVFFPRRMPSEVETVGGFLLRYLALLFVPAGVGVITHLDLLMKSWAPLFGAIIVGTLATIGVTGLVMKFLNRRLACAHEETRQ; this is translated from the coding sequence ATGCTTGGCTCTCTAACCCTCATTCTCATCTGCCAGCTGATCGGAGAGATCATAACCCGGCTGACCAGGATTCCCGTGCCTGGTCCGGTAATCGGGATGGTTCTCCTTTTCTGCGGCCTGGTCTTTTTCCCTCGGCGTATGCCCAGCGAGGTGGAAACCGTCGGCGGATTCCTGCTGCGTTACCTGGCCCTGCTTTTCGTCCCTGCCGGGGTAGGCGTCATCACCCATCTCGATCTTCTGATGAAGTCATGGGCTCCGCTATTCGGCGCCATCATCGTCGGCACCCTTGCGACAATCGGGGTAACCGGTCTGGTCATGAAATTCCTGAACCGCCGACTCGCCTGTGCACACGAGGAGACCCGGCAATGA
- the mutM gene encoding bifunctional DNA-formamidopyrimidine glycosylase/DNA-(apurinic or apyrimidinic site) lyase → MPELPEVELTRRRLERELTGKRIDRVVVRTPKLRFPIPQELHVSLPGRTVRSVGRRGKYLLFDCETGWLIVHLGMTGFLRLVAGTAPPGKHDHLDIVFADGTVLRFHDPRKFGTVAWTTDAPATHPLLAAIGPEPLTATFDGAYLFAVTRTRRVAVKQLLMNAAIVAGVGNIYANEALFRAGIRPDRPASSLGRPECERLARTVREVLQESIDQGSTYRVEEETVAYHPLNFDVYGRGTDACTRCGGALEEIRLGNRSTVFCPRCQT, encoded by the coding sequence GTGCCTGAACTCCCCGAGGTAGAACTGACCCGCCGCAGGCTGGAGCGGGAACTGACCGGCAAGAGGATCGACCGAGTGGTGGTGCGGACGCCGAAGCTCCGTTTTCCGATCCCCCAGGAGCTGCACGTTTCCCTGCCGGGGCGGACGGTGCGATCCGTGGGACGACGGGGCAAGTACCTGCTGTTTGACTGTGAAACGGGGTGGCTCATCGTCCATCTGGGGATGACCGGCTTTCTCCGTCTGGTTGCCGGGACGGCGCCCCCGGGCAAACACGACCACCTGGACATCGTCTTTGCCGATGGCACGGTGCTCCGTTTCCACGACCCGCGAAAGTTCGGCACCGTGGCCTGGACCACGGATGCCCCCGCAACGCATCCGCTCCTGGCCGCAATCGGCCCGGAACCGCTGACCGCCACCTTTGACGGCGCCTATCTCTTCGCGGTGACCCGGACGCGCCGGGTCGCGGTGAAACAGCTCCTCATGAACGCGGCCATTGTTGCCGGAGTCGGCAACATCTACGCCAACGAGGCCCTGTTCCGCGCCGGCATCCGTCCCGACCGGCCCGCTTCCTCCCTCGGCCGCCCTGAATGCGAGCGGCTGGCCCGCACCGTCCGGGAGGTGCTGCAGGAGTCCATTGATCAGGGGAGCACCTACCGGGTGGAGGAAGAGACGGTCGCCTACCATCCGCTGAATTTCGATGTTTATGGGCGGGGCACTGACGCCTGCACCCGCTGCGGCGGGGCGCTGGAGGAGATCCGGCTCGGCAACCGGAGCACGGTCTTCTGCCCCCGCTGTCAAACGTGA
- a CDS encoding GlsB/YeaQ/YmgE family stress response membrane protein: MSILWFLLIGIAAGWLAGQLMRGGGFGLAGDLIVGVIGALLGGFLFGLLGLSAYGMLGQLVTATVGAIVLLFVLRLIKR, translated from the coding sequence ATGAGCATACTCTGGTTTCTGCTGATCGGAATAGCCGCCGGCTGGCTGGCTGGCCAGCTCATGAGAGGTGGGGGGTTCGGCCTCGCCGGAGACCTCATCGTCGGTGTCATCGGTGCACTTCTCGGCGGGTTCCTGTTCGGGCTGCTCGGCCTCTCCGCCTACGGGATGCTGGGCCAGCTCGTCACCGCGACGGTAGGCGCCATCGTCCTGCTGTTCGTGCTCCGCCTGATCAAACGTTGA